The Exiguobacterium aurantiacum DSM 6208 genome includes a window with the following:
- the rlmN gene encoding 23S rRNA (adenine(2503)-C(2))-methyltransferase RlmN, whose product MNPKAVEKNPLVGAKPSLYSLTYTELEQWLVEAGEKPFRAKQLYDWMYVKRVTSFEDMTNLSKPLREKLDAAFQLTTLKELVRQESKDGTIKFLFELQDGYSIETVLMRHEYGNSVCVTTQVGCRIGCTFCASTLGGLKRNLEAGEITAQVLDVQRALDASGERVDSVVVMGIGEPFDNYDELMRFLRTINHDDGLNIGSRHITVSTSGIVPKIYKFADEGMRINFAISLHAPTTEIRTRLMPINRAYNLDKLMEAVNYYTEKSGRRITFEYGLFGGVNDTEEHAHQLADLLKGVKCHVNLIPVNHVLERDYVRTPRSQIFAFEKVLKNRKVNVTIRREQGSDIDAACGQLRAKEREQETR is encoded by the coding sequence ATGAATCCAAAAGCAGTTGAAAAAAATCCATTGGTCGGCGCTAAGCCGTCGCTCTACTCATTGACGTACACGGAACTCGAACAATGGCTCGTGGAAGCAGGAGAAAAACCGTTCCGGGCGAAACAGTTATACGACTGGATGTACGTCAAACGTGTGACTTCGTTCGAAGATATGACGAACTTATCAAAACCGCTCCGCGAGAAACTCGATGCGGCGTTCCAGTTGACGACGCTAAAAGAACTCGTTCGTCAAGAGTCAAAAGACGGCACGATCAAGTTCTTGTTCGAACTCCAAGACGGCTATTCGATCGAGACGGTGCTCATGCGCCATGAATACGGTAACTCGGTCTGTGTCACGACACAAGTCGGCTGCCGTATCGGTTGCACGTTCTGTGCCTCGACGTTAGGCGGGTTGAAACGTAACCTAGAAGCGGGTGAAATCACGGCCCAAGTGCTTGATGTGCAACGTGCGCTCGATGCGAGCGGCGAGCGGGTCGACTCGGTCGTCGTCATGGGAATCGGGGAACCGTTTGACAACTATGACGAATTGATGCGTTTCCTCCGTACGATCAACCACGACGATGGGTTGAACATCGGATCACGTCACATCACCGTCTCGACGAGCGGTATCGTTCCGAAAATCTACAAGTTCGCGGATGAAGGGATGCGCATCAACTTCGCCATCTCCCTTCACGCTCCGACGACAGAGATTCGGACGCGTCTCATGCCGATCAACCGTGCTTACAACTTGGATAAATTGATGGAAGCCGTCAATTATTATACGGAGAAGAGCGGTCGTCGCATCACGTTTGAATACGGTCTGTTCGGTGGCGTCAACGATACGGAAGAACACGCGCATCAGCTTGCCGACTTGTTGAAAGGCGTCAAATGCCACGTCAACTTGATCCCGGTCAACCACGTGCTCGAGCGCGACTACGTCCGGACGCCGCGCAGCCAGATTTTTGCCTTTGAAAAAGTGCTCAAAAACCGAAAAGTGAACGTGACGATTCGTCGCGAGCAAGGTTCGGACATCGATGCGGCTTGTGGGCAGCTTCGAGCGAAGGAGCGCGAACAAGAAACGAGGTAA
- the fmt gene encoding methionyl-tRNA formyltransferase, which yields MGTPTFAVSVLERLLEEGYNVVGVVSQPDKPVGRKRELKPTPVKECALRHGIPVLQPEKVRTDYADILALEPDLIVTAAYGQIVPTELLEAPTHGAINVHASLLPKYRGGAPIHQAILDGEKETGVTIMYMVDKLDAGDMIANTIVPIEQTDTVGTLFEKLAVAGSDLLIQTLPAFLEGWIEAVPQDERDVTFAPNISRDREQLDWSQPGEAIFNHIRGMNPFPTAYTLIAGERVKVFSSEKTTGTGEPGTIVRLEDDGFVVATGDAVAIKVVELQPAGKKRMDGSTFMRGAGQKLQVGDRLGG from the coding sequence ATGGGCACGCCGACGTTCGCCGTTTCCGTACTTGAGCGCTTGCTCGAAGAAGGATACAATGTCGTAGGTGTCGTCTCACAACCGGACAAACCGGTCGGACGTAAACGAGAGTTGAAGCCGACGCCGGTGAAAGAATGTGCGCTCCGCCACGGCATCCCGGTGTTGCAGCCAGAGAAAGTCCGCACCGATTATGCGGACATTTTAGCGCTCGAACCGGACTTGATCGTGACGGCGGCGTACGGGCAAATCGTCCCGACCGAGCTGTTAGAGGCCCCGACCCATGGCGCCATTAACGTCCACGCCTCACTGCTCCCGAAATATCGGGGCGGGGCGCCGATCCATCAAGCGATCCTTGATGGAGAGAAAGAGACAGGCGTGACAATCATGTATATGGTGGATAAGCTCGATGCAGGTGACATGATCGCGAACACGATCGTACCGATCGAACAGACGGATACGGTCGGGACGCTGTTTGAGAAGCTCGCGGTCGCCGGATCGGACTTATTGATTCAAACGTTGCCGGCTTTCCTCGAAGGTTGGATTGAAGCGGTACCGCAAGACGAGCGTGACGTCACGTTCGCCCCGAACATCAGCCGGGATCGGGAACAGTTAGACTGGTCTCAACCGGGCGAAGCGATCTTCAACCACATTCGAGGCATGAATCCGTTCCCGACGGCCTACACATTGATTGCAGGCGAACGGGTGAAAGTGTTTTCGAGTGAGAAGACGACCGGGACAGGTGAACCCGGAACGATCGTCCGGTTAGAAGACGACGGTTTCGTCGTCGCGACGGGCGATGCGGTCGCGATCAAAGTGGTCGAGCTTCAACCGGCCGGTAAAAAACGGATGGACGGTTCCACGTTCATGCGCGGCGCAGGACAGAAGTTACAAGTCGGCGACCGATTAGGAGGATAA
- a CDS encoding Stp1/IreP family PP2C-type Ser/Thr phosphatase produces MELAYRTDRGQVRAQNEDAVLILGDEHAGIALVADGMGGHEAGEVASQLVIEQFRRAFPTLPATPMEMEQWFRDNVELANEQVLAFSKQSNLLMMGTTIAGVCWHDETIVIVHVGDSRVYALRNGALSQLTEDHSYVNVLKQLGELTEEEMRVHPKRNIITRAIGSNEHVEPDLQVLAEPEFDTILICTDGLTTHLTDEDILRVLERPLSADVKADQLIDQANRLGGSDNITVAIVQFTDRKRG; encoded by the coding sequence ATGGAATTAGCCTATCGTACCGATCGTGGGCAGGTGAGGGCGCAAAATGAGGATGCCGTCTTGATTTTAGGGGACGAGCATGCCGGCATCGCCCTCGTCGCCGACGGGATGGGCGGGCATGAAGCCGGAGAAGTCGCGAGTCAGCTCGTCATCGAGCAGTTTCGTCGCGCTTTTCCGACGCTTCCGGCCACGCCGATGGAGATGGAACAATGGTTCCGCGACAATGTGGAACTGGCGAATGAACAAGTGCTCGCGTTTTCGAAACAGTCGAACCTTCTCATGATGGGGACGACGATCGCAGGCGTCTGTTGGCACGACGAGACGATCGTCATCGTCCACGTCGGTGACAGTCGCGTCTATGCGCTTCGTAACGGAGCGTTGTCACAGTTGACCGAGGACCATTCCTACGTCAACGTGTTGAAACAGCTCGGTGAGTTGACCGAGGAAGAGATGCGCGTTCACCCGAAACGAAATATCATCACGCGTGCCATCGGATCGAATGAACACGTCGAACCTGATTTGCAAGTGTTGGCCGAACCTGAGTTTGACACGATCTTGATCTGTACGGACGGGTTGACGACTCATTTGACGGACGAGGACATTTTGCGCGTGCTCGAACGTCCGCTTTCTGCTGACGTCAAAGCGGATCAATTGATCGATCAAGCGAATCGATTGGGTGGGAGCGACAACATCACTGTCGCCATCGTCCAGTTTACAGATAGAAAGAGAGGATGA
- the rsmB gene encoding 16S rRNA (cytosine(967)-C(5))-methyltransferase RsmB, with protein MNVRHAALETLIKIEQGGAYSTIAVNELLNQKKLATKDVGLYTELVYGTLGRKRTLDYILEKRIHNPRKLDRFVLPLLRMSVYQLFYLDKVPDRAVLHEAVEIAKRMGHSGTGKFVNGVLRNVIRDGFPDLSGLPDAERIAVEHSHPDWLVADWIETYGVEATEAMCKLNNEPAPVTVRVNRKRASVAEMIERLADVGVVAIPSVLSADGLVIESGNVHQTSFIDIGLLSIQDESSMIVADALDAEASSHVLDACAAPGGKAMHTAERMDGGTLVALDLHPHKAKLIERQAKRLHIDGVTALALDARGAGDKFEPESFDRILLDVPCSGLGVIRRKPDIKWTKEKAALAGLPKVQREIIDAVLPLLKRGGTLVYSTCTIDPSENEEQADYILSNGLTWDETLRDRLPEVLRPMVSSDRAELKLLPTTFGTDGFYIAAFKKEV; from the coding sequence ATGAATGTCAGACACGCAGCGCTAGAGACGCTGATTAAAATTGAACAAGGTGGGGCTTACTCGACGATCGCGGTCAACGAGTTGCTGAACCAAAAGAAATTGGCGACGAAAGATGTCGGCTTATATACCGAGCTCGTCTATGGGACGCTCGGGCGAAAACGGACGCTCGACTACATTTTAGAGAAGCGAATCCACAACCCGAGAAAGCTCGACCGTTTCGTCTTGCCGCTTCTCCGGATGAGCGTGTATCAACTGTTTTATCTCGACAAAGTGCCGGACCGGGCCGTATTGCACGAAGCAGTTGAGATCGCGAAACGAATGGGGCATTCCGGCACAGGGAAATTTGTGAACGGTGTGCTGCGCAACGTCATCCGTGACGGGTTCCCTGATTTGAGTGGACTGCCTGACGCCGAGCGCATCGCCGTCGAGCATAGCCATCCCGACTGGCTCGTCGCGGACTGGATTGAGACGTACGGTGTCGAAGCGACGGAAGCGATGTGTAAACTAAACAACGAACCGGCTCCGGTGACAGTTCGGGTCAACCGAAAACGTGCCAGCGTCGCAGAGATGATCGAACGCCTCGCTGACGTCGGTGTTGTCGCGATACCGTCAGTCTTGTCGGCAGACGGGCTCGTCATCGAGTCAGGAAACGTCCATCAGACGTCATTCATCGACATCGGACTGTTGTCGATCCAAGACGAGAGTTCGATGATCGTCGCCGACGCGCTCGATGCCGAGGCGTCGTCACACGTGCTCGATGCATGCGCGGCACCAGGCGGGAAAGCGATGCATACGGCCGAACGGATGGACGGCGGGACGCTCGTCGCCCTCGACTTGCATCCGCATAAAGCGAAATTGATCGAACGTCAAGCGAAGCGTCTACACATCGATGGAGTGACCGCACTGGCCCTCGATGCACGCGGCGCCGGTGACAAGTTCGAGCCGGAAAGCTTTGATCGCATCTTGCTTGACGTCCCTTGTTCAGGTCTTGGCGTCATTCGCCGGAAGCCGGACATCAAATGGACGAAAGAGAAAGCCGCGCTAGCCGGATTGCCGAAAGTGCAACGTGAAATTATTGATGCCGTCTTGCCTCTCTTAAAACGAGGTGGTACGCTAGTGTACTCGACATGTACGATCGACCCGTCTGAAAATGAAGAGCAGGCCGACTACATTTTGTCGAACGGATTGACGTGGGATGAGACACTCCGTGATCGTCTTCCAGAAGTATTACGGCCGATGGTGTCATCGGACCGCGCTGAACTCAAATTACTCCCGACGACGTTTGGGACGGACGGCTTCTATATTGCCGCCTTCAAGAAAGAGGTATAA